Proteins encoded together in one Shewanella oneidensis MR-1 window:
- a CDS encoding Na(+)-translocating NADH-quinone reductase subunit C: MASNKDSFGRTLFIVVGLCLICAIFVSTAAVLLRPTQAENKLLDKQKYILEAAGLIDTKAGKVTKAQILETYGKHIEAKLVNLKTGDWVEGVDANTFDQRKAARDVKTSFVPENDIASVKRVSEDAVVYLVRDDQGKLTSVILPVHGYGLWSTMYAFLALDADLNTIQSLVYYEHGETPGLGGEVQNAQWKAKWHGKKLFDAQGNIAISVTKNPAVASTEYGVDALSGATLTSNGVQHSLTFWLGKEGFASFIEKARNGGLS, encoded by the coding sequence GTGGCTAGTAATAAAGATTCGTTCGGCAGAACGTTATTTATCGTCGTTGGCTTATGTCTAATTTGTGCGATATTTGTGTCGACTGCGGCAGTATTACTGCGCCCAACTCAGGCAGAAAACAAACTGCTTGATAAGCAAAAGTACATTCTGGAAGCTGCGGGTCTGATTGACACTAAAGCCGGTAAAGTGACCAAAGCGCAAATTTTGGAAACTTACGGTAAGCATATCGAAGCTAAGTTAGTTAACTTAAAAACTGGTGATTGGGTTGAAGGTGTTGACGCCAATACATTTGACCAACGCAAAGCGGCTCGTGATGTGAAGACCTCATTTGTCCCCGAAAACGACATTGCTTCTGTTAAGCGTGTTTCTGAGGACGCTGTGGTTTACCTCGTTCGCGACGATCAAGGTAAGTTAACCAGCGTGATCCTGCCAGTTCATGGTTATGGTTTGTGGTCAACAATGTATGCTTTCTTAGCGTTAGATGCTGATCTCAACACGATTCAAAGCCTAGTTTACTACGAGCACGGTGAAACCCCAGGTCTTGGTGGTGAAGTCCAAAATGCTCAGTGGAAAGCCAAGTGGCATGGTAAAAAGTTATTTGATGCGCAAGGTAATATTGCGATCAGCGTAACTAAAAACCCTGCAGTAGCCAGCACTGAATACGGTGTAGATGCATTATCCGGCGCGACTCTGACCAGTAACGGTGTTCAACACTCTCTGACATTCTGGTTAGGTAAAGAAGGTTTTGCGAGTTTCATTGAAAAAGCACGCAATGGAGGTCTCAGCTAA
- a CDS encoding NADH:ubiquinone reductase (Na(+)-transporting) subunit D, whose amino-acid sequence MSDAKELKQVLTGPIVNNNPIALQVLGVCSALAVTSKLETALVMALALTAVTAFSNLFISMIRNHIPSSVRIIVQMTIIASLVIVVDQLLQAYAYQISKQLSVFVGLIITNCIVMGRAEAYAMKTPPMMSFMDGIGNGLGYGAILLAVGFVRELFGNGSLFGVQILHKISDGGWYQPNGLLLLPPSAFFLIGMLIWIIRTYKPEQVEAKG is encoded by the coding sequence ATGTCTGACGCTAAAGAACTGAAACAGGTTCTGACTGGACCTATCGTCAACAACAACCCGATTGCATTACAAGTTCTTGGTGTATGTAGTGCGTTAGCGGTAACGAGCAAGCTCGAAACTGCACTGGTGATGGCGTTGGCATTAACTGCGGTAACAGCGTTTTCTAACCTGTTTATCTCAATGATCCGTAATCATATTCCTAGCAGCGTACGTATTATCGTACAGATGACCATTATTGCCTCTCTGGTAATCGTGGTTGACCAATTGCTGCAGGCTTATGCTTATCAGATTTCTAAGCAATTATCGGTATTCGTCGGCCTTATTATTACGAACTGTATCGTAATGGGTCGCGCTGAAGCCTATGCGATGAAAACACCGCCAATGATGAGTTTTATGGATGGTATTGGTAACGGTTTAGGTTACGGTGCGATTCTATTAGCTGTTGGTTTTGTGCGTGAGCTGTTTGGTAACGGTTCTCTGTTCGGTGTTCAAATCCTGCACAAGATCTCTGATGGTGGCTGGTATCAACCAAACGGTCTGCTATTACTGCCGCCAAGTGCGTTCTTCCTGATCGGTATGTTGATTTGGATTATTCGTACCTATAAGCCAGAGCAAGTTGAAGCAAAAGGGTAA
- the nqrE gene encoding NADH:ubiquinone reductase (Na(+)-transporting) subunit E — MEHYISLLIRSVFIENMALAFFLGMCTFLAVSKKVTTAMGLGIAVVVVLTISVPANQVIYQGLLAPGALAWAGAPEADLSFLKFITFIGVIAALVQILEMALDKYFPPLYNALGIFLPLITVNCAIFGAVSFMVERDYKLGESLVFGFGSGVGWALAIVLMAGIREKLKYADVPNGLRGLGITFITAGLMALGFMSFSGVSL, encoded by the coding sequence ATGGAACATTATATTAGCCTGTTAATTCGCTCTGTTTTCATTGAAAACATGGCACTGGCCTTCTTCCTCGGTATGTGTACTTTCTTAGCTGTATCGAAGAAAGTGACCACTGCGATGGGCCTAGGGATTGCGGTAGTTGTAGTGTTAACTATCTCTGTTCCTGCTAACCAAGTTATTTACCAAGGGCTGTTAGCACCTGGCGCATTGGCTTGGGCCGGCGCACCTGAAGCTGACCTAAGCTTCTTGAAATTCATTACCTTTATCGGTGTGATCGCGGCTTTAGTTCAAATTCTGGAAATGGCACTGGATAAGTACTTTCCTCCTTTGTATAACGCGTTAGGTATCTTCTTACCTCTGATCACTGTGAACTGTGCGATTTTCGGTGCGGTATCATTTATGGTTGAGCGTGACTATAAACTGGGTGAAAGTCTGGTGTTTGGTTTCGGCTCTGGAGTAGGTTGGGCATTAGCTATCGTATTGATGGCCGGTATCCGTGAGAAGCTGAAGTATGCCGATGTGCCTAATGGCCTGCGTGGTTTGGGTATTACCTTTATTACTGCTGGTTTAATGGCCTTAGGTTTCATGTCGTTTTCTGGTGTGTCTCTATAA
- the nqrF gene encoding NADH:ubiquinone reductase (Na(+)-transporting) subunit F, with translation MDILGIFKSTPLEVYLGVSMFTAIVLVLVLVILFAKSKLVSSGDITIGINDDPEKAITTGAGGKLLGVLANNGIFVSSACGGGGSCGQCRVVVKSGGGDILPTELDHISKGDARKGCRLSCQVNVKNDMEIELDEEIFGIKKWECAVISNDNKATFIKELKLQIPDGESVPFRAGGYIQIEAPAHHVKYADFDVPAKYRGDWEHFGFFKLESKVDEETIRAYSMANYPEEFGIIMLNVRIATPPPRNLTLPCGKMSSYIWSLKAGDKVTISGPFGEFFAKDTDAEMVFIGGGAGMAPMRSHIFDQLKRLKSKRKMSFWYGARSKREMFYVEDFDGLAAENDNFVWHVALSDPQPEDNWDGYTGFIHNVLYENYLKNHDAPEDCEFYMCGPPMMNAAVIGMLKNLGVEDENILLDDFGG, from the coding sequence ATGGATATTCTTGGTATTTTTAAATCTACTCCGCTTGAGGTTTACCTCGGTGTGAGTATGTTTACTGCTATCGTCCTAGTCTTAGTGTTAGTGATTTTATTCGCTAAATCTAAGCTAGTGTCTAGCGGTGACATCACGATCGGCATCAACGACGATCCTGAAAAAGCGATTACAACCGGTGCCGGTGGCAAGCTGTTAGGCGTGCTGGCGAACAACGGTATCTTCGTATCGAGCGCCTGTGGTGGCGGTGGTTCTTGTGGCCAATGTCGCGTGGTGGTTAAGTCTGGCGGCGGTGATATCCTGCCAACAGAATTAGACCACATCAGCAAGGGGGACGCCCGTAAAGGTTGTCGTCTGTCTTGCCAGGTGAACGTTAAGAACGATATGGAAATTGAACTTGACGAAGAAATCTTTGGTATTAAGAAGTGGGAATGTGCTGTTATCTCTAACGATAACAAGGCGACCTTCATTAAAGAACTGAAGCTGCAAATTCCTGATGGTGAATCTGTTCCGTTCCGAGCAGGTGGTTACATCCAGATCGAAGCGCCTGCACACCATGTTAAATATGCTGATTTCGACGTACCGGCAAAATACCGTGGCGATTGGGAACACTTTGGTTTCTTCAAGTTAGAATCTAAAGTTGACGAAGAAACGATCCGCGCTTACTCGATGGCTAACTACCCAGAAGAGTTTGGCATCATCATGTTGAACGTGCGTATCGCGACGCCACCACCACGTAATTTGACGCTGCCTTGCGGTAAGATGTCATCTTACATTTGGAGCTTAAAAGCGGGCGATAAAGTAACAATTTCTGGTCCATTCGGTGAATTCTTCGCGAAAGATACCGATGCTGAAATGGTGTTTATCGGCGGTGGTGCGGGTATGGCGCCAATGCGTTCGCACATTTTCGACCAACTGAAGCGTCTCAAGTCTAAGCGTAAGATGAGCTTCTGGTACGGTGCACGTTCTAAGCGTGAAATGTTCTACGTGGAAGACTTTGACGGCTTAGCGGCTGAAAACGACAACTTTGTATGGCATGTGGCACTGTCCGATCCTCAACCAGAGGATAATTGGGATGGTTACACTGGTTTCATCCATAACGTACTGTATGAAAACTACCTGAAAAATCACGACGCTCCAGAAGATTGTGAGTTCTATATGTGTGGACCTCCAATGATGAACGCGGCCGTGATCGGTATGTTGAAAAATCTTGGTGTCGAAGACGAAAACATCCTGTTGGATGACTTCGGCGGCTAA
- a CDS encoding FAD:protein FMN transferase produces the protein MFKTLALKTSMFKHSVSWLVLVGLAFFISACSKQDEVISLAGSTMGTTYHIKVVPNEHMPTAQLLQAEIDLALEQVNNQMSTYRPNSELSRFNQLPLEQSVEVSPDTIKVVREGMRLYDVTDKALDITLGPLVNLWGFGPDKRPTKVPSQAEIDAAKAKTGIRELSIEGNLLRKHNAHLYVDLSSIAKGFGVDKVASILDKYQATGYLVEIGGELSIKGTKGDASSWRVAIEKPTDEGIAVQQVIEPGTMSMATSGDYRNYYEEAGQRFTHIIDPRTGLPINHKLASVTVLHNECMTADGFATAMMVLGTEASLELAKKEHLAIMLIEKQGEGFKVYYSDAFKPFLK, from the coding sequence ATGTTTAAAACCCTAGCGTTAAAAACCTCAATGTTTAAGCATTCAGTTAGCTGGCTGGTCCTTGTAGGTCTGGCCTTTTTTATTTCAGCCTGTAGCAAACAGGATGAGGTTATTTCCCTTGCGGGCAGCACAATGGGAACGACTTACCACATTAAAGTGGTTCCCAATGAGCATATGCCGACAGCCCAACTATTGCAGGCTGAAATTGACTTAGCCCTAGAACAAGTCAATAACCAAATGTCGACCTATCGTCCTAATTCCGAGCTTTCCCGTTTCAATCAATTACCGCTAGAGCAGAGTGTGGAAGTCTCTCCCGATACCATTAAGGTAGTTAGAGAAGGTATGCGTTTATATGACGTTACCGATAAAGCGTTAGATATTACCTTAGGTCCTTTAGTTAATCTGTGGGGTTTTGGACCTGATAAGCGCCCGACAAAAGTACCGAGTCAAGCCGAGATTGATGCAGCTAAGGCCAAAACGGGTATTCGTGAACTGTCTATCGAAGGCAATCTTTTACGTAAACATAATGCACACTTGTATGTGGATTTATCGTCAATCGCTAAGGGCTTTGGTGTTGATAAAGTTGCTTCGATTTTAGATAAGTATCAAGCAACGGGTTACTTAGTTGAAATCGGTGGCGAGCTGAGCATTAAAGGCACTAAAGGCGATGCTAGCTCATGGCGTGTGGCAATAGAGAAGCCGACCGATGAAGGTATAGCTGTGCAGCAGGTGATTGAACCTGGCACTATGTCTATGGCAACGTCGGGAGATTATCGCAATTATTATGAGGAAGCAGGCCAACGTTTTACGCATATAATTGATCCGCGTACCGGTTTGCCTATCAATCATAAGCTAGCATCTGTCACCGTTTTGCATAACGAATGCATGACGGCAGATGGTTTTGCGACGGCAATGATGGTTTTGGGTACAGAAGCATCATTGGAGCTTGCCAAGAAGGAACACTTGGCGATAATGCTAATAGAAAAGCAAGGTGAAGGATTTAAAGTCTACTACAGCGACGCCTTCAAGCCTTTCCTTAAGTAG
- the nqrM gene encoding (Na+)-NQR maturation NqrM, with protein MSTFIAAFVILLLFFLLMSIGYLIKRKAVEGSCGGLGVLGIEKACDCDDPCDKRKRRMAAEEARRAKLTKDRII; from the coding sequence ATGAGCACTTTTATCGCGGCATTTGTGATTTTATTACTGTTCTTTTTGCTTATGTCGATAGGTTATCTCATCAAGCGCAAAGCCGTAGAAGGAAGTTGTGGCGGTTTAGGTGTATTAGGGATTGAAAAAGCCTGCGATTGTGATGATCCCTGCGACAAGCGTAAACGTCGCATGGCGGCCGAAGAAGCTCGCCGTGCAAAGTTGACCAAAGACCGGATTATTTAA
- the bfr gene encoding bacterioferritin: MKGHPKVVGQLNRVLTCELTAINQYFLHARMFKHWGLEKLNHVEYKKSIEDMKHADKLIERVLFLEGLPNLQQLEKLRIGEHAQEMLDCDLAMVQEQLTLLRDAITLCEAEQDYVSRDLLEDILEDEEEHLDWLESQRELIGLTGIQNYLQSQISES, from the coding sequence ATGAAAGGTCATCCAAAAGTGGTGGGACAACTCAATCGGGTGCTTACCTGTGAGTTAACGGCCATTAACCAATATTTTCTCCACGCCAGAATGTTTAAGCATTGGGGTCTTGAAAAGCTTAATCACGTCGAATATAAAAAATCCATCGAAGATATGAAGCATGCCGATAAGCTTATCGAGCGAGTGTTGTTTTTGGAGGGATTACCCAATCTGCAACAGCTTGAAAAGCTTCGCATCGGCGAACATGCCCAAGAGATGCTCGATTGTGATTTAGCTATGGTACAGGAGCAACTCACACTGCTACGGGACGCTATTACCCTATGTGAAGCCGAGCAGGATTATGTCAGTCGTGATCTGCTGGAAGACATCCTTGAAGATGAAGAAGAGCATTTAGATTGGCTCGAGTCACAGCGGGAGCTGATTGGCTTAACCGGCATTCAAAACTACCTACAATCGCAAATTAGTGAGTCATAG
- the bfr gene encoding bacterioferritin — protein sequence MKGDKDVIDALNRLLTGELSAMDQYFVHAHMYEDWGLNELYERIAHESDDEKGHAAKLVQRILFLEGVPNVAAREALNIGSNVEEMLRNDLAYEYKVADDLRKVIALCEQKKDYQTREILEVLLDDTESDHMYWLEKQLGLIDRIGLANYLQTKM from the coding sequence ATGAAAGGTGATAAAGACGTCATCGATGCGTTAAATCGACTCCTAACCGGGGAGTTATCGGCTATGGATCAGTATTTTGTGCATGCCCATATGTACGAAGATTGGGGACTTAACGAACTTTATGAACGCATTGCCCACGAGTCAGATGACGAGAAAGGCCATGCGGCAAAACTGGTGCAGCGTATTTTATTCCTCGAAGGTGTGCCCAATGTTGCGGCAAGGGAAGCACTCAACATCGGTTCAAATGTCGAAGAGATGCTGCGTAACGATCTCGCCTATGAATATAAAGTTGCCGATGATTTACGTAAAGTCATTGCCCTCTGTGAGCAGAAAAAAGATTATCAAACCCGTGAGATCTTAGAAGTCCTACTCGACGATACTGAGTCTGACCATATGTATTGGCTTGAGAAGCAGCTCGGTTTAATCGACCGCATTGGTTTAGCGAATTATCTGCAAACAAAGATGTAA
- the dinB gene encoding DNA polymerase IV, whose product MRKIIHVDMDCYFAAVEMRDFPEYRGKPLAVGGSRERRGVISTCNYEARRFGVRSAMATAYAQKLCPDLILVPGRMQVYKDVSSQIRAIFSRYTELIEPLSLDEAYLDVSDCKLHKGSATLIAEAIRRDILAETGLTASAGVAPVKFLAKVASDLNKPNGQYVIPPDKVPEFIRTLSLRQIPGVGKVTAEKLSSLGLNTCGDVQTYPKQELITRFGKFGAVLIERAQGIDDRGLSVSRERKSVGVETTLAQDIYTLEQCQQVMPGLIQELSTRLSRSAKDRQIHKQVVKLKFSDFKQTTIEHRSNDVSVMMFYELLAQAIARQDGRGIRLLGVAVGLSDKSLISEVDPLQTQLVLSI is encoded by the coding sequence GTGCGGAAAATCATTCATGTCGATATGGATTGCTACTTTGCTGCGGTTGAAATGCGGGATTTTCCCGAATACCGTGGTAAACCGCTGGCCGTTGGTGGTAGTCGTGAGCGGAGAGGTGTTATCAGCACCTGTAATTATGAGGCGCGCCGATTTGGCGTACGCTCTGCTATGGCGACAGCTTATGCGCAGAAGTTGTGTCCTGATTTAATTCTTGTTCCCGGTCGAATGCAGGTCTACAAAGACGTTTCATCGCAAATTCGTGCCATCTTTTCCCGCTATACAGAACTGATAGAGCCTCTGTCTTTAGACGAAGCCTATTTAGATGTCAGCGACTGTAAGCTGCATAAAGGCTCTGCAACTTTAATTGCCGAAGCCATTCGCCGCGATATTTTGGCCGAAACTGGGCTTACGGCATCGGCTGGTGTTGCGCCTGTAAAATTCCTCGCTAAGGTGGCCTCGGACTTAAATAAGCCCAATGGTCAGTATGTGATTCCGCCCGATAAGGTTCCTGAGTTTATTAGAACCTTATCCCTACGCCAGATCCCTGGTGTGGGGAAAGTCACTGCGGAAAAACTGTCCTCTTTAGGTTTAAATACCTGTGGTGATGTACAAACTTATCCAAAACAAGAGCTTATTACTCGCTTTGGAAAATTTGGCGCTGTATTAATTGAAAGGGCCCAGGGGATTGATGATCGAGGCTTGTCTGTAAGTCGCGAACGTAAATCTGTCGGCGTTGAGACCACACTAGCACAGGATATTTACACCCTTGAGCAATGCCAGCAAGTGATGCCGGGGTTAATTCAAGAGTTATCAACCCGTTTAAGCCGTAGCGCCAAGGATCGACAAATCCATAAGCAGGTGGTGAAGCTTAAATTCAGTGACTTTAAACAAACGACCATTGAACATCGCAGTAATGATGTGTCTGTGATGATGTTTTATGAATTATTGGCGCAGGCAATTGCAAGGCAGGATGGGAGGGGAATCCGGCTACTCGGCGTAGCTGTTGGGCTTAGTGATAAATCACTGATTAGCGAGGTTGATCCATTGCAAACCCAACTGGTGTTATCTATTTAA
- a CDS encoding aminoacyl-histidine dipeptidase has product MTALSQLYPQPLWQWFEQICAIPHPSKHEQSLSQHIQAWAKQKQLDVVEDAVGNVIIRKAATPGMEDRKVVVIQAHIDMVPQKNADKVHDFIKDPIEAYVDGDWVKAKGTTLGADNGIGMASALAILGSDDIKHGPLEVLLTIDEEAGMTGAFGLQAGMLNAEILINTDSEQEGEIYMGCAGGVDAQITLPMVWQASEQSYASFSLHLSGLKGGHSGVNIHLGRGNANKILARFLFENADELALELTQFTGGSLRNAIPREANISFMLPAENIDALKEKVHAFEALMRAELAIADPDLRLVLSNIATPKRVMSENSQNTLIDLLHVCPNGVMRMSDEVTGVTETSLNVGVISTNDEEVGILCLIRSLIDSGRSQVEGMLNALTNLAGADVEFSGAYPGWKPDNTSPVMAIVRETYESIYHKEPVIMVIHAGLECGLFKKPYPEMDMVSIGPTIRYPHGPDEMVNITTVGQYWDLLVAVLERIPVKA; this is encoded by the coding sequence GTGACAGCGTTAAGTCAGTTATACCCACAACCTTTATGGCAATGGTTCGAACAAATCTGTGCGATTCCCCACCCTTCCAAACATGAACAATCACTCAGCCAACACATCCAAGCTTGGGCTAAGCAGAAACAGCTCGATGTGGTTGAAGATGCTGTCGGTAATGTCATTATCCGCAAAGCTGCGACTCCAGGAATGGAAGATCGCAAAGTTGTGGTTATTCAAGCCCATATCGATATGGTGCCACAAAAAAATGCCGATAAAGTGCATGACTTTATTAAAGATCCCATCGAAGCCTATGTCGATGGCGACTGGGTTAAAGCTAAAGGCACCACCTTAGGCGCCGACAACGGCATTGGTATGGCCTCAGCCTTAGCGATTTTAGGCTCGGACGATATCAAGCATGGTCCACTCGAAGTACTGCTCACTATTGATGAAGAAGCCGGTATGACAGGCGCATTTGGCCTGCAGGCAGGTATGCTCAATGCCGAGATCCTGATCAACACCGACTCAGAGCAAGAAGGTGAAATCTATATGGGCTGCGCTGGCGGCGTCGATGCCCAAATCACCCTGCCTATGGTATGGCAAGCTTCAGAACAAAGTTACGCTTCATTTAGCCTGCATTTATCAGGCTTAAAAGGTGGCCACTCTGGGGTCAACATTCATTTAGGCCGTGGTAACGCCAACAAGATTTTGGCGCGCTTCCTGTTTGAAAATGCCGATGAGTTAGCGCTGGAATTAACTCAATTTACCGGTGGTTCACTGCGCAACGCCATCCCACGTGAAGCCAATATCAGCTTTATGTTACCCGCTGAAAATATCGATGCGCTCAAGGAAAAAGTGCATGCCTTTGAAGCGTTAATGCGTGCCGAACTCGCTATTGCCGACCCAGATTTACGTTTAGTGTTAAGCAACATTGCCACGCCCAAACGCGTGATGAGCGAAAACAGCCAAAACACGCTTATCGATTTACTGCATGTTTGCCCTAACGGCGTGATGCGCATGAGCGATGAAGTGACTGGCGTGACCGAAACCTCACTCAACGTTGGCGTGATCAGCACTAACGATGAAGAAGTTGGCATTCTGTGCTTGATTCGCTCATTGATCGATTCTGGCCGCAGCCAAGTTGAAGGTATGCTAAATGCGTTAACCAACTTAGCAGGTGCTGACGTTGAATTTAGCGGTGCTTACCCTGGTTGGAAGCCGGATAACACTTCGCCTGTAATGGCGATTGTGCGTGAAACCTACGAGTCTATCTACCATAAAGAGCCAGTGATCATGGTGATCCATGCAGGCCTTGAATGTGGACTGTTTAAAAAGCCTTATCCCGAAATGGATATGGTCTCCATCGGCCCAACCATCCGCTATCCACATGGTCCTGATGAAATGGTCAATATCACCACCGTTGGTCAGTATTGGGATCTACTCGTAGCCGTGCTAGAACGCATTCCCGTTAAAGCCTAA